In methanogenic archaeon ISO4-H5, the following are encoded in one genomic region:
- a CDS encoding orotidine 5'-phosphate decarboxylase PyrF has product MRKSSRLILALDETDKSKALAIAGSVAGLVDAIKINWPLVLSAGPEIITELSKFSDVICDFKVADIPNTVHLIVEGSVNRGAAAVIVHAFPGSDSLEEAVKTAGDRAVIYAVTEMSHPGGKEFTAPNAEALAQMGVKCGVAGFIAPATRPERIAAIRKIIGDREILSPGVGAQGGSAADAIKAGADYVIVGRAIYKAENPRAVAEQICKEIQSVL; this is encoded by the coding sequence ATGAGAAAGAGTTCGCGCCTTATTCTGGCACTCGACGAGACCGACAAGAGCAAAGCCTTGGCAATCGCCGGGTCCGTGGCCGGACTCGTGGACGCCATCAAGATCAACTGGCCCCTGGTCCTTTCGGCCGGCCCCGAGATCATCACCGAGCTGTCCAAGTTCTCCGACGTCATCTGCGATTTCAAGGTCGCGGACATCCCCAACACCGTCCACCTCATCGTGGAGGGTTCCGTCAACCGCGGGGCCGCCGCAGTGATCGTGCACGCCTTCCCCGGTAGCGACTCCCTCGAGGAAGCTGTAAAGACCGCCGGAGACCGTGCTGTCATCTATGCGGTTACCGAGATGAGCCATCCCGGAGGCAAGGAGTTCACAGCCCCCAACGCCGAGGCGCTGGCACAGATGGGTGTGAAGTGCGGAGTGGCAGGTTTCATCGCTCCCGCGACCCGTCCCGAGCGTATCGCCGCTATCAGGAAAATCATCGGAGACCGCGAGATCCTCTCTCCCGGTGTCGGTGCCCAGGGCGGTTCCGCCGCCGATGCCATCAAGGCCGGTGCCGATTACGTCATCGTGGGCAGAGCAATCTACAAGGCCGAGAATCCCAGAGCTGTCGCCGAGCAGATCTGCAAAGAGATTCAGAGCGTACTCTGA